ACCGCCTCGGGGAGGGCGAGTTCGTCGTCGCGCTCTCGCTGGATCGCGAGTGGTTCTCGCCCGACCAGGCGAAACGTCTCATCGACATCGCCGCCGGCCGCGGCCTCCTCGAACGCGACGGGGGTGACCTGGTGGCGACGTTCACTCCCGGCGCGGTCGAGATCCCCGACGGGTTCGTCCCCGACGAGTCGATCCTCCAGTCGCAGTCGCTGTTCGAGCGCCTCCTCGGGACGCTCGTCGCCGACGGCGTCGACAAACGGGAGGCCGTCGCGGCCGTCAACCGCCTCCAGCACGAACTCGGGGTGACGATCGAGACCGCCGCCGTCCTCGCCGCCCGCCGCCGCGGGATCGACCTCGGGGGCCTCACCGGCGAGGTGCGGCGGTCGCTCGTGGGGGAGTAATGGTCGACGACCGCCTCACGGACGGCCGACGCATCGCCGAACTGCTCGCCTCGGAACTCGACGGCCTCGGCGACGAACTCGCGGCCGTCGCGGTGGGTGACGCCGACCGCGACGCCGCGGCCACGCCGGAGGGCGCGTACGCCTACCGGGTCACGCTCCACGGTGGCGGGTCGACTGAAGACGCCGACGACACCGACGACGCCGACGACTCGCCCGGGGTCCGAGAGCTCGCGGTCGTCTTCGTCCAGCCCAACCGCGCCCGCGTGGAGTTCGTCGCGGCGCAGGACGTCGCCGCCGCGACCGGCGACGCCGAGGGGTTGCGGGTGCGCCCGAAGGCGGTCCGGCCACCCAGGACGCTCGTCTTCGTCGAGGACGGGGCCGCGGTCAAGCGGGCCGTCGCCGTGTTCGAGGCGGTCGTCGCGGCGGTCGGGGACGCCGAGCGCCGCGGGTAAGCGTCCGGGAGCGCCGTGACTACAGTTCGTCCAGTACCCCCGGGAGCGCCGTGGCCAGCTCGTCGCGGTCGACGAACGCGGCCGCCTCGGGGTGAGGGTCGGCGCTCCCCTCGAACAGCACCTGGATCGGGACCATCCCGACGCCGGCGGCACCCTCGATGTCGGCGTGGACGTCGTCGCCGACGTACACCGTCTCCGCGGGGGCCGTGTCGAGTTCCGAGAGCAGCGCCTCGAACGCCTGGGCGTCGGGCTTGCCCGCGGCGAGCGAGCCAGTGACGAGTTCGGCGTCGAACGCTCCGCTCCAGCCGAGTTCCCGGAGTTTGTCGTGCTGGGCGACGACGGGACCGTTCGTCAGCAGGCCCACGCGGTACGTCCCCTGCAGGCGGTCGAGCAGGGGCTCGGCACCGGGGACGGGTCTGAGCGCCTCGGCGGTGAGTTCGCGGTACGCGCGCGCCACCGCGGCGGGCGACGCAGACGTGTCGTGGTCCGACAGCAACGCGGCGAAGATGGGTTCGCGCGTCTCCTCGGTGAGACAGTCGGCGTGGGCGGCGAGGTACGCCTGCCGGGAGAGCGGCGGCGCGCCCGCGACCTGCGCGGCCTCGCGGAGAATGGTTCGGCGATCCCGCGTCGGAACCGCCAGCGTGTCGTCGAGGTCGAACGCGACGGCGGTGGGCGGCATTCGGCAGTTGGTAGCGCGGGAGCCCTGATGAGCGTGTCGGCATCGCAGCGGCGGGACTTTCCGTGTGACGGGCGGACGCGCGGCGGCTCAGGTGTCGGCATTCCCGGCGTGCTCGTCGAGCGCCTCGTCGACGTTCAGCTCCCCCGACGCCACGCGCCGCGCGAGTTCCTCGTCGATCGTGCGGTCCCCGCCCGACCGCTGCCGGGACTCGTCTTTGATCCGCTGGAGTTCGCCCGCCGTGGGCTCGATCTCCCGGGAGTCGACGCGTTCGCCGTCGAGGCGGGCGATGTTCACTGCCGCGAGCACGTCGCCCATCCCGCGTGCACCGGTGCCGAGATACGGAGTGGTCCCGGTCTCGTCGACGAGTTCGACCGGGACGTCGTCGAGGTCGTTGACGATGCGTGCCCCCTGAAGCCGCGCCCCGTCGCCGATCCTGACGAGGGGGTCGACCTCGCCGTCGATCTCCCGGCGGACGGTGTCGACCGTCTCCGCCAGGGGGACGTGGAACGCCGCGACGACCACCTCGCCGGAGAGGACCGCGATCCCGGGTCGCGTCCCGGGGTCGACGCCCACGACCGTCCGGCCCCCGCCGCCGCGCAGTGTCGCCAGCGCCTCGTCCACCGCCCGCCGCGCGTCGTCGCCGCTCGCGACCACCTGCTCGGTCCCCGTCGGGACGTCGACGGCGTCGAGGTCGTCGGGGGAGACGACGACGACGCGCGCCCGGTCGGGGAGCGGATCACCGGGTTCGACCGTGGTGAAGACGGTCCCCCGGTCGCGGAGTTCGGCGACGACCTCGTGGTAGAGTTCGAAGTCGGCAGTGGCGACGACGATCACGCCGCGTGGTTCGCGGCGCGACAGATAAAACGTGTCGAGCGGCACGGCCGTCCCACCACGGCGGGACCACGCCCACGGGACCGCGCGCTCATGAGGACGTGAGCTGGGGAGCCGCCCGTAGGCGGCGCTATCGGGCTGGCTTCCGAACCGAAAACGGGAGGGTCGAGCCGGAGCGTCTTACTTCGTGTCAGCGCGGACGAACGTCACCGGGCAAGGGGCCGACAGCATGACCTCCTGGGCGACGCTGCCGAAGACGGCCTTGCCGGTCGGCGAGCGCTTGCGGCCGCCGACGAGGACGAGATCGGCGTCGCGTTCTTCGGCGAGCGCGACGACGCCGTCGGCGTAGTCGCCGACGAGGCCGTGGATCTCGTATGCGACGCCGGCCTCGTCGAGGAAGGCGACGAGTTCTCGGACCGACGAGTACCGGCCCGCGACGTCGTCGGGGTCGACCTCGGCGGCCTCGCGGTCGAAGCCGAGCGCGTCGACGCGATCATCGAACTCCTCGCGGGTGAACACGTGGCCGATGACGACGGTCGCGTCGGCGGGACCCGCGATGTCGATGGCTTCCTCGGCGAGGCGCTCGACGCGGTCGGCGTCGCTCGGGCCGAGCGCGACGAGCACGCTGTTCAGACCGGACTGTCGCTGCTTCTGGTTCTGTACTGGTGTCTGGCTCATATTTCACGGTACGCCGCCGCTCGTAATAAGCGTTCCGAAGAATTAACTCGATATTGAGTAAAATATTGTAACGGTCGTTCGTGTCCGTCGCACCCGTGGCGTCCGCCGTCCCGCTCGCCGATCCGATGACCGACATATAAGTATCGCCCGACCCAACGCCGGCCATGGTCACGCAAGAGGGGTACCTCTTCTTGGGCGGCATGACCCTGCTGTTTTTTTTCTGGGCGTACGGCATCGTCCGGTTCCTCATGGACGTGAAGAACATCTACATCCCCAAGGGCAGACAGTACGTGCGCGGGCGGCG
This Salinigranum marinum DNA region includes the following protein-coding sequences:
- a CDS encoding DUF2240 family protein; amino-acid sequence: MSIEVTVATPFRQHGTDRLGEGEFVVALSLDREWFSPDQAKRLIDIAAGRGLLERDGGDLVATFTPGAVEIPDGFVPDESILQSQSLFERLLGTLVADGVDKREAVAAVNRLQHELGVTIETAAVLAARRRGIDLGGLTGEVRRSLVGE
- a CDS encoding HAD family hydrolase; this translates as MPPTAVAFDLDDTLAVPTRDRRTILREAAQVAGAPPLSRQAYLAAHADCLTEETREPIFAALLSDHDTSASPAAVARAYRELTAEALRPVPGAEPLLDRLQGTYRVGLLTNGPVVAQHDKLRELGWSGAFDAELVTGSLAAGKPDAQAFEALLSELDTAPAETVYVGDDVHADIEGAAGVGMVPIQVLFEGSADPHPEAAAFVDRDELATALPGVLDEL
- a CDS encoding universal stress protein, yielding MSQTPVQNQKQRQSGLNSVLVALGPSDADRVERLAEEAIDIAGPADATVVIGHVFTREEFDDRVDALGFDREAAEVDPDDVAGRYSSVRELVAFLDEAGVAYEIHGLVGDYADGVVALAEERDADLVLVGGRKRSPTGKAVFGSVAQEVMLSAPCPVTFVRADTK